The DNA segment GAGCAGGGCATTGGTGCCGAATCATCTCGAAAAACTGGTGAAAGGAGAACAATAGATCATATCCGTTGACATGCAGCAATACACAACTCATTTTCTAGCGGTTTCTTGTGTCACCAAAGTTGCCGGAGATATTGGTTGTTGATAAGGTGCAAGTCGGTCCCGAAATGCCAATCTCGGTCGGCTCGAGATTGGATAAACAATATGGACTAGATCTGGCGGCAGCCTTCTATGCCGGCCAATTTGGCTAAATGAGTTGGGGCTCCGGGTGGATGGTACTATAAGGGGTGGTATTGTAAGTCCGGCACCCGAATGCACGTCGTCGGCTTTAAGATGATCGGTTTGTCGCTTTATTGTTGTCGACCCCCTTTTCAACCGCAGGAATTGTCGGGCCCGAAGAATTGCCGACTGGCAACGACCTGCACAATGGAGGcaagggatgaggagatgatCATTACCACCAGACGGCCAGGACAAACAACACGCAACCCCTTGCTGCTCCCATAATCGTCGatgcatcatcatcttgcCATGCACGGTATCTCCTGCGCCCTTGcatcttgatggtggtagCGGACTCCGGTGCCCGGTCTACGGTCTGCGGTTACCACAACTTGGCTTTATCTGTGCCGCAATATGTTGCATTGAGCTGTTGGTATAAATGTCGATGGCCATCCGGGACCCGCCACCATGTCCGAACAATCTTGGTACCGCTCTTTGTAGTCTAAAAGACCACCTTTCGACATAACCTTTCAGCGTTGTGCCAATCGTCAAGCCTTATTCACTGACCATCAACAAGACTATGGGCAAAGTCTTATCGAAACCggccccaacctccccccaaccagccaaggcctccaactcccccaaaATGGCCATTCCTTCCAGCACGGGACCCCCTTCTGGCGCCAAAGCCAACGGCCCTCCCCCGTTCGCCCAAGGCGGACCACCCCCCGGCATCCCCCTCGGCGCTGGTCCGCCACCAGGAGTCATCCCCGGCCCGGGTGGTCCTCCCCCGGGAATCTTCGGCCCTCCAATcgacctctccaccctccccaaaccacccccttccaacccctccctccccgcaaTCCTAAtcctctgcacctcctccaccgctccAGGCCATGTTCTCCCTTTGACCGCCATCGCAACCCATCTCGTCCAGAAAGGCTACCCAGTCCACTTCATCGGCGGAGTCCAACACGCCCACATCATCGCCTCGTCAGGAGCGCACTTCATCTCCATCCATGagtccctctccctcgccaaaggTCCGTATAGAAAATGGGGAATGGAAAGGGCGAATTACCCCGAGGGATTACCCAGGATGGTGCAAGACTTCAAAACATTCTTCATCGGGCAGATAGAAGGCCAGTTTCTGTCTAGCAAGGCCGCATTGGAGGATCTGAGGGACAGATATGGCAAGGAGAGGAAAATTATCGTGGTCAACGAGACGATGTGGTTCGGCTTCTTACCTTTCAAATACGGGGCCAGTCTTGGTCAAATCAAAGGGTGggatgacggggaggaggtgcccAAGACGGTGGGGATAAATGTTACGCCTGTTATGCTTGATGGGGAGGGCATGCCGCCTTTTCCGCTTGGGATTCTtcctggggagggggagggggttagggAACGGGATAGGGTGCTAAAGGAGTGGTATTATAAATatgtggtgaaggaggcgtaTGATGGGTTCAGGGAGAATATCAGGAGgtgtggaggggtggaggtgccggaTGAGTGGATGGTGAATCTGAGTTATACTGCTCATGATGTCACGCTGCAGCTTTGTGATGAGGTTTTGGAGTATCCCCGGCCAGATCTACCTCCGCATGTCATGTTTGCCGGGAGTTTGCCGCCTaagaagggagggaaggaggggtaTAAATGGCCGGAGTGGTGGAAGCCGGAGGTTCTGGAAcggaaggaggggaggaggatcgtCGTTGTGTCGCAGGGGACGTTGGCGAGGGACTATACCATGTTGTTGGCGCCTACGGTCAAGGgtttggcggggagggaggatgtaTTGGTTATTGCTTTGCTGGGGAAGCAAGGGTTGGAGACGCCGCCCGAGGTTTTGCCTCGGGGTGTTGAGCTCGGGAAtgtcaaggtggtggacttTCTGCCGTATGACTCTGTCTTGGAGCATGCTGATGTTATGGTTTTCAACGCGGGATATGGGGGGTTCGTGCATTGCATCGTGAACGGGGTGCCTGTCGTGGCTGCAGGGTTGACGGAGGACAAGTGCGAGGTCTCGGCGAGGGTCGAGTGGACGGGTGCGGGTATCAACCTGAGGACCGGGAGGCCTACGCCTGACGCTGTCGCGGCTGCGGTTGATACGATTTTGGGGGATAACAAGTATCGGTTGAGGGTGCGGGAGCTGGCGGCGCATGTCGCCAAAGGGAACCccgtggaggttgtggagaaggagatcaTCGCTCTTTCGTGATAGTGGACATGAGAGGTGCAATAAATACACAAGATAAATGCTGATAAATGTCACTTGCCTCGGTTGGCACTTTGAGGGCCATGGGTCCGTGGCATTTTGGCGCTGGTGACAAACCAAAAGTCCCCGCCGTTTGCGTGGCTCTTGGCTCTAGCGTTCGTTTCCGTCAGCCGAGTTCCATTAAACAGGTCTCTAATCCCATCAAGAGATATTAACCATTGGCCTCTCCAAAACATGACTGACATAGAACTGTCTGACAGACTCAGTCTCCCCGTGAAAGATTACGTGTCTCTCTTACACAGGGTAATCTGGAAGGCCGTCAAAACACTTCCCAGTTATAGATGCGGGACGTGATTTGGCATGCTGGTGGACAGCCTCGTAATGGGTTGGGAGAAAGAAATTGATGTTATAATCCGAACATAGGTAGCCCTCGAGGGTAGGTGGCACTCGTGAGCCCCCAGAGCCCTCCTTACCTCCACAATGCGGATCACTAAGTACCTACAGATATTTAAGTGATATGACAGCAGTCAGCAGGTTCCGGCCGTGCCATTAAAGTCCGGTTGGCTTCTTATAACCGACGTATCAGATGGTCGCATACCTAAGGTACCTAATTACCTTTGGGTTAACCTGCTGGGAACGTGGGTTTGATCCGACATATGTTTAACCCAACTTTCTTGACTAGTGCAATAGCTACAAGTTTTGGATTTGGCACATGTCATGTTTCAATTTGGCAAAATGACATCTTGTTAGACTGTTTAATGGAGAATGATCACGTTCTGCCGCAGACATCGCCCTCGAGAACCATTACACTGATAGATATAAGAACAGGAACACTGTACCTGATCTTACTTAGCTCCAGAattccaacaccaccaacatctAAGAATCCTCTTGATACCCTCCGGATACCCTGTaagccatcatcacaaacaaGATCACCTATTTACCCCTTCGATCTCCAACTACGATTAATAAAAATGTCGACGGCAACTTGTAGCAAGCTGAACGGGTGCGTACCGCTGGCCAACCCAGATTTGTCAGGATGGTGCGGGCTCCATTGGAAGGCAAGTTATTTCTCAAGCATTCTTGCATCTTGCAACGTACAGCCAACGCATATTCATACTGACCATTATTTTGCAAATCCTCAGCCTTTCAAGAAGGAGGCACCGTGCATTTGCCGCAAGTAAGAGAATATTGGAAGTTGTCAAGCCTATGAGCCAGCGTGTGAGGAGAGTCCGGGGTCAGACAAACCTTGCCCCGATTGCGATGTATGGTTTCTCTATATCTACCTAGGTATTCGTATACTTATTTGAGCGCTAGCCTTGTATAGAGGTGTGAGCTCTGCCGCGTGAATTAACCGAGACAATATGTCATGGAGTCTTTGTAAGTGCCGGACCTCGAAGGAGAATCCTGAAAGATGCCTTGCTGGAGGCGCTTTAGTTGGGCAAGGGGTATTGTGTACGGTGGCGGCCACTCAGGGACAGCATTGTCACCATTGTTACTGGGCGGTACGTTGATATTCCTCTGATCATATGTACCTGTGTGTCTAACTCTACGTTCGGGTCACTAGAATTGCCTCAACAACAGATGGCCATTTGTACCGCCGGGATAAATAtatgggagaaggagtttgaATGTTGCCTCACGAAGTCGCAACCCCATCATTTAGTTACAGATGGGCTGTAGAAATTACAAGCCATGGAGTGGCTAACACTAGAATGTGCTGGTTACATACTGGAATGTCTTGGTCCTACTGACCATATATTACAAGGTGCCTTAGGTACACTTTGAATCATTGGTTCAGGGCTACTATCAGTCTGGATACGAACAATACCTGCCTACCTAGTTCAAGTGGCTAGCTGCTTTGTTGCTTTTACTCACGTTTTTCTCTATCATTGTCTAGAGTTCCTAGATTGGCCGGTTACATTAGCCCATGCTCAGAAACTTCAACCAGTCTCAGACATCGGGTGGCTGTTGTGCCTTAGAGTTGTTGTCTTTTCTTGGTACCTACattacctaggtaggtagctaaCACGAAGAAATCTTATTTTTCAATCTCCACCAAACGTAATGGGTCCATTGCTATatgttgatggtgatttGTCTGCTACCTGGGGTTACAGTGCGCTGCATCCATACCCTACTGAAATAGATCTCCAAGAGAACCCGATATGGCTAGCACGGGACAAATACATGGCTCAGTTGACCACCCATCTATGTTAAATAATTTCTTGACTCATAAACATTAAGCAGCTTAAGACCTTCAACATTGTTTCTATGTATCTGAACACGAAGATGGACGTGTCTCTAAAGTCCGAAGACCTGTCACCCCGTCAAGCTTTGGGCTAGGCCTCCTTTTTTCGGTGTGGCGCCGGGCTACCCGACAAGGTTTGTGAAGCTTTCACACTCCGGGAGGTGTCCATTGTTTTgacttttccttttcttccagaATTTTTCATCAATACCTGTACACAACCACTCAATCCATCAATACTACCTTACCCACCAAACCTGACATCTCGAACCCCCGTTAGCATCATCGTCACGAGGAAATGTCTACAAAGGAGTGCAGCAGGCTGGACGGGTGCAGCCCACCGGGCAACCCAGACTTGGCAGGTTGGTGCCAGATTCACTGGAGGGTGAGTTGCCGCTCACGACCCGTGACCTTGAACGCGCAGCGGAATGCGATGAAATACCTTCACTAACTGTTCAATTCTCCCATTCCTAGCCCTTGAAGAAAGATGGCCCATGCTCTTGCAACAAGGCGGGAAATGCCGGAACCTGTCTCGCCGAAAGCCCACAATGTGCTGGGGGTGAAGCCTCGGAACAGGAATGCCCTGATTGTGATGTAAAGTTTTATCGTGTCCCCTATTTTCCCCTTGCTGTATGCTGGTTTCGGTTCTGATTGTCTATAGCGGTGTGAGCTCCAGCGAGAAAATAACACGAGAGGAACGTCATGCAGTCTTTGCAAATGCCGCAGCGCACCGTATTATCGTGAATACTGCATTGTTGCAGGAGGCATATGGTTTCAGGTCTTTGGGCCAGTGACAGAGTGCAAAAGAGCGGCGACGCGGGAAGACCATCGCGAACATTGTTTCCGGATGGTAAGTGTATTCTCTCTACCCAGGTATCCTTTAAAGCATGCGTCTAATCGTTACATGCAGAATTGCGTGAGCAAGCGTACATACAGAAAGTGGATTTGCAAACTGTATACCTAAGTAGTCACACATGACGCCAACTGCGTGCCAAACTTCCCATTCCAACCATTACCATAAATCAGTCAATCGACTTCCCCCAAACCTCGTTTCCCTCTCAATACTGCACACGACGTCACCGACCATTCACATATATGGCTAGCTCATTGCCGGGCTTAGTAGCAGCGAATGGAACTGATGCGATCGGCGAAGAAGCCACTGCCATCGTGAAGATTGGCGTCCTCCTGGTTGTCGTAACGCTCGCCAGAGCAGTTGGCGTGCCTAGGAGAAGAATGTTAGCTGTGATCACAACAACTGCGGCTGATAACTGTGTTGATCCACCGGTTCAGGGCAAAACTTACTCCCACCACTCGCAATAGACACCAGTTTTGTGAACACTTTTGATTGAGCTGATGACATCGTTCCACTCCGCGGGACGGTTCTCTAGAGGCAACGCGGAACTTGTATCAGTGCATATTCATGTCTGTCCTCCTGGGGTATTTGCTTACTGCATTCAGCGTAGGTCATGTCCCAGGTGATACACTGTCCTTGCCAGTACCAATCCTTGCAGGCAAAGACCTGACGGGGCGACTGCCGAGCCTCAAGATGGCTCCCGTTCAGAGCATCTCCAGCAGGGGCAGCAGTGGCGGAGAGAACGCCAAAAGCaaggagggtggcgagggaCTTGAAGCTGACCATTTTGTCTATGGGTTGGAGTTCTGGGCGAGAGAAGTGACGGAGTGGAAGTGAGAAGGTTGGAAAGTATGAGTCGAATGGTGAGCGGTGTCAGGAGGCTGTTGTATCTGGGTGACTGCTGTCTTTTATACACGTTCCTCGGCCCCTGAATAATCTACAGTACAgataacgtacattataagcgagcgaccaatataagcgagcgaccactttttCACAACCTTTATACCATTATCCTCAATTACTACACAACAATACTAGGAAGCAACCATAATTACATCCGAAATAGCTGAATCAGAcaattctgcagcctcctggcaagtacgtgcattatggccaggcttgccgcacacaccacagcaccgaaccttcgtatgagccccccctgcactactaccatccggctgtgtttcttgcactccctctccacccacggccttcttgtccagtagatcgtgtgcatccagcacagtaagtgatcctccgagccgcacacgtattcttttggctctccggcgcttacttagtgcctcgttggccttgcggagtgaagtgttctctgcacgtaggagagccacctggtgcatcacagccattgactccctggatcaccgttgcccattcgcggttgccaggctgggccagttttaccttgctaaggccgtccaTGGTCGTAACCACCATGCCCGTGAAGATAATGCCCATgataaacccagtctcgtcgaagttgtagatatcgtcatctacaataccgtacttggccttagtgttccgtacgagcgcaaaccactcggcaatggcctttggatcctcgcacttggctCTCTGGTAAtcgtatctacgcgtaaaacgcgtacggagctgtggctggcgtttgacggagttgtgtgcccagagcttgccaacagggggcgcgttacgtacgcgtagcagttggttggccctatcttccacaccacgcaatcttggtggaaaagctcgcgcacatagctcaataacgtattgaataatggcatcctcttctgattgagtgagctttttcgaattgggtgttgtatcgcgtcgtgcaggccggccggcgcgtcggacACGGAGGGTTGAGAATGGTATGTTATATAGCTTTGCTGCGGCTCGGAGGGTTAATTTCGAAGTGTTTTGAATGGTTTCAAGGGTTAAGATTATCCTGGCTTCATTTAAGGTAGGAggcatgttgggttgtagagaaagTTGATGTTGAGTGTAGGAGGACGCGTCGCGGTCGAAAAGTGACCGGCCCACTTATATGACcgactcgcttataaacTACGTTATATACCCGTTCCTAAACTATATTTCCTAACCTAATATCGATAATAGTAAGTACAATTACTATATTTAATATAGCATAAAATACCGTAGAAGTACTACCTAAAACCGGGGGGGCTCTTTTCCTCTGGGTTAAATAAGTAGGGAAACCTCTTGTATCATAAAGTCATAGATAGACAAGGACGAGATGTAGCAAGCCCTTTGGGTACAAGCACAGGTATCGAGACCAGCAGAAACTTTGGACTGGCATTCGTGGCATTTCCAACCGCACTTTTTGAATGCCTTCGTGCGGTAGGAGCTGTTGTCGCAATGGCCAGCGTCATATCTAGTGCTTGTCGTATAGTTTGTACCCGGTGCAGCGCTGCAGTTGACCGTTCCAATCATAAACAGCAGCTCTGACGGCATCTTCACACTCCATGGCACTCTCAGGGATCCAGACAACATTGCCCGAGAATGGAAACGCCAACGATCCCATCCAACCCACGGAAGGATCTTGCCCGTCGAAGAGAAATCCCGACAACGGAATGTTGGGTTCCGGCATACCGCCGAAGAGACAGAGAGGGGCCAGCATTGCCAATACCCATCCTGAAGAAGTCTgaaagggagggggttgaggttgaagtAGTGAATACGGTATCCAATAGCGAAAGGGGCGGTTAAGAATAGAGCGGCAATCTCTGTGTGCAATGCAATCCATGTGTGCTTTTCAAACATACTACTGCATGGCCAGCTTCGGAATACCCAGCACACGCCGGGTCACCACGTTGTTTCAAGGGAGCCCATATTGTAAGTGCACGACTTTGGCCTGCAAGAAATCGGCTGTGGGCCCAATGGAAAACAACCGCATCGGAGTATTTACATACAATTCCAACTGATGTTTTGCAGCATATGATATTCCTAATAGATTGACTGTCTACCTACGAGAGCTTCTCCGTTACACCCAACCCTTTCGAATCGAAAACAGATGCAAGGAATCTGGTTGCCAGCCAATTCACTTCAGCCAGGGCGCATATCCTCCAAATCCTGCTTCCGAATGGTTGCAATCATGACTTCAATTTGCACACCCTTGGGTGCCTCTGTCGAAGCCGAGTCACCAGCAGGTATCCAAACCCAAAGCAGCTGGTGGCGGTCTCGCACGGTGACAGCCTGCTCCTCAAGCACCGTGATTTTCAGCCGGCTAGATATCTGAGTTCGTCGTGTAGTTTACAGGGAAAACATTCGGAGTTGATCAAACATGCAACATGATGGATAGACCTGGATGAAATGGATCAGGCACACTCGGACACAGGATGCATTCACCAACGTAAATGAAATTACTTCCTAGACGCAAAGTTCGCAATCGTCGTAACATAATGCCactactccccctccttccccccctccttcttcttccctttttaccttcctttccctcctcccttcccccccctcctccctctcccccttcctccccttcctcccccttccacccctcttaaacccccccaaccacctcctgtgctcctccacccgaGCCTGACTCTCAGCAATAACCTTGTCCATATGTGCCACATTCTGGTTAAACTCCTCCTGTCCAGCACGATGTTGTCTGACACGGACAAATCCACTTAATAGAATGGCAAAGGCTTCGGCTGTTCGATCCCCAATCCCTGCTGTGTCGTCGGGTGGCGTGTTAGTCCCGGCGTCATGATGTgaggtgggcttgggggcgGTCTCGAGTGCGGTCTCGGGGGCGATCTCGGGGGCGGTCTCGGGGGCGAGATGGGCGGTATGG comes from the Podospora pseudocomata strain CBS 415.72m chromosome 5, whole genome shotgun sequence genome and includes:
- a CDS encoding hypothetical protein (EggNog:ENOG503P91C; COG:S) encodes the protein MVSFKSLATLLAFGVLSATAAPAGDALNGSHLEARQSPRQVFACKDWYWQGQCITWDMTYAECKNRPAEWNDVISSIKSVHKTGVYCEWWEHANCSGERYDNQEDANLHDGSGFFADRISSIRCY
- a CDS encoding hypothetical protein (EggNog:ENOG503NUBC; COG:H); the protein is MSMAIRDPPPCPNNLAKASNSPKMAIPSSTGPPSGAKANGPPPFAQGGPPPGIPLGAGPPPGVIPGPGGPPPGIFGPPIDLSTLPKPPPSNPSLPAILILCTSSTAPGHVLPLTAIATHLVQKGYPVHFIGGVQHAHIIASSGAHFISIHESLSLAKGPYRKWGMERANYPEGLPRMVQDFKTFFIGQIEGQFLSSKAALEDLRDRYGKERKIIVVNETMWFGFLPFKYGASLGQIKGWDDGEEVPKTVGINVTPVMLDGEGMPPFPLGILPGEGEGVRERDRVLKEWYYKYVVKEAYDGFRENIRRCGGVEVPDEWMVNLSYTAHDVTLQLCDEVLEYPRPDLPPHVMFAGSLPPKKGGKEGYKWPEWWKPEVLERKEGRRIVVVSQGTLARDYTMLLAPTVKGLAGREDVLVIALLGKQGLETPPEVLPRGVELGNVKVVDFLPYDSVLEHADVMVFNAGYGGFVHCIVNGVPVVAAGLTEDKCEVSARVEWTGAGINLRTGRPTPDAVAAAVDTILGDNKYRLRVRELAAHVAKGNPVEVVEKEIIALS